A single genomic interval of Syngnathoides biaculeatus isolate LvHL_M chromosome 1, ASM1980259v1, whole genome shotgun sequence harbors:
- the col11a2 gene encoding collagen alpha-2(XI) chain isoform X1, with translation MDIAVCPFRKKRRPWSPGPTSVALVALVLALCQSAPAQAEPVDVLKALQLPTLPEGVKKVPGFCTSRRSSSPDHAYRISKKAQISAPTKQLFSGRFPENFSIMALVKAHAGLQAFLLSIYSEQGVQQLGIELGRSPVFLYEDQHGKPAPEDYPLFKGVNLADGKWHRIAISVSKKNVTLMLDCKKKMSRPLPRGNNAEVDTNGITVFGARLLDEEMFQGDIQQLLIASNAQAAYDFCEHYSPDCDSPLPKTQAQDPNTYKTNGKATPTKAASVKAKPTPAKAAKGGSFKIVKPPIPNKPLKSSTAKPPKSKTTTKPTATTVFLSKIKTTSAAKVKTTAIPAKSAKVVVEKKVNGKTVVVKTAKASAEVKGNGKSSAEKKAGNDKAASKSNGKTSVEVKEVKVKDNGKTENKVSNEAQATSNNKVTVVEKKGTKSETTTKTKTVVKIEKTTVSAATSASKVQATKAPKATKAAKAEPTKASTFSQAKSEVKVKTVVSKVPLVKPTVSKATNTVVEKLKNGKKVLTTAAPVRPTPPRPTKAKAVLDANVKSLHKPFPPFDKTALSGTGKKFDNGYQQDVDTEYSEAGNTPTETDYFYEETLPESEGEVVTQEENPTQEPQVETALEGQEVDSTATDGVGEEPFTEEYVTGDVGMKEYDYSYRDYGEPVPEAREVEGYMGPALSAVTDEAGAVIRGQKGEKGEPAVLEPGMLIEGPPGPEGPSGPTGPPGRSGPPGSVGEPGERGPPGKAGLPGADGVPGPPGSSVMLPFRFGQSGGDKGPVVSAQEAQAAAILSQARMALKGPPGPMGFTGRPGPLGNPGSHGLKGESGDPGPQGPRGAPGLIGPPGKAGRRGRAGADGARGMPGEPGTKGDRGFDGLPGLPGDKGHRGDSGSMGPPGPQGEDGERGDDGEVGPRGLPGEPGPRGLLGPKGPPGIPGPPGVRGNDGPVGPKGNLGPQGEPGPPGQQGTSGTQGMPGPQGAMGPPGEKGPTGKPGLPGMPGADGPPGHPGKEGPTGTKGNQGPNGPQGAIGYPGPRGIKGEQGIRGLKGHKGEKGEDGFPGIKGDFGVKGERGEIGVSGPRGEDGPEGPKGRVGPPGELGPLGPIGEKGKLGVPGLPGYPGRPGPKGSLGFPGFPGTNGEKGTRGLSGKAGPRGQRGPTGPRGQRGPRGATGKPGAKGTSGSDGPPGPLGERGLPGPQGANGFPGPKGPPGPPGKDGLPGHPGQRGEVGFQGKMGPPGPPGVVGPQGPSGETGPLGERGHPGPPGPPGEQGLSGPSGKEGTKGDPGPPGGPGKDGPPGLRGFPGERGLPGTPGGGGLKGSEGPAGPPGPAGSPGERGPAGTAGPVGPPGRPGPQGPPGNAGEKGVPGEKGPLGPAGRDGVQGPVGLPGPAGSPGGPGEDGDKGEVGEPGQKGAKGGKGEHGPPGPPGPMGPVGQPGPAGADGELGPRGQQGPFGAKGDEGSRGFPGAPGPIGLQGLPGPPGEKGENGDVGPLGPPGPPGPRGPAGPNGADGPQGPPGGLGNPGPIGEKGEPGEAGPPGIGGEPGKKGPRGERGEKGEAGQPGTAGAAGGRGRPGDDGPKGNPGPVGFPGDPGPPGEVGPRGQDGAKGEQGEDGEQGESGSPGPPGENGPPGPPGKRGPAGARGPEGRQGEKGTKGDTGALGPPGKTGPVGPQGQPGKTGNEGLRGLPGSVGEQGSPGPSGPKGPPGPVGPPGLLGLRGDPGAKGEKGHPGLIGLIGPPGEQGEKGDRGLPGPHGSNGHKGETGMPGGTGPLGPAGPPGLPGPQGVKGAKGASGGSGPKGEKGVPGSPGPPGPPGEVIQPLPIQRSPKSKRSIDASQLLPESDPDMPASDTAGAEFLTASEGMEEIFGSLNSLRQEIETMRFPTGTPDSPARTCQDLRLSQPELQDGEYWIDPNQGCSRDSFKVFCNFTSGETCLYPHKSINTVNMNSWEKETPGSWFSEFATGAKFSYVDSNGEPMGVVQLGFLRLLSVVARQNLTYHCHRSVAWADQSAKDNHERALHFQAANEEELSYETNPYIKALVDGCSYRKGFDRTVLEVNTPQVEHLPLLDIKVSDFGESNQQFGFEVGPVCFQG, from the exons aaccaGTGGACGTCCTGAAAGCCCTGCAGCTTCCCACGCTTCCCGAGGGCGTGAAGAAAGTCCCGGGCTTCTGCACATCCCGCCGCTCCAGCAGCCCTGACCACGCCTACCGCATCAGCAAGAAGGCCCAGATCTCAGCCCCGACCAAGCAGCTCTTCTCAG GTCGCTTCCCGGAGAACTTCTCCATCATGGCGCTGGTGAAGGCCCACGCCGGCCTCCAGGCCTTCCTCCTCTCCATCTACAGCGAGCAGGGCGTCCAGCAGCTGGGCATCGAGCTGGGCCGCTCGCCCGTCTTCCTGTACGAGGACCAGCACGGCAAGCCGGCCCCCGAGGACTACCCGCTCTTCAAAGGCGTCAATCTGGCGGATGGCAA GTGGCACCGCATCGCAATCTCGGTGTCCAAGAAGAATGTGACGCTGATGCTGGACTGCAAGAAGAAGATGAGCCGCCCTCTGCCCCGCGGCAACAACGCCGAGGTGGACACCAACGGCATCACCGTGTTCGGAGCACGCCTCCTCGACGAGGAAATGTTCCAG GGAGACATTCAGCAGCTCCTGATCGCCTCCAACGCTCAAGCCGCCTACGACTTCTGCGAGCACTACAGCCCCGACTGCGACTCTCCCCTACCCAAGACGCAGGCGCAGGACCCCAATACATAC AAGACAAACGGGAAGGCAACCCCCACCAAAGCCGCCTCGGTCAAAGCCAAGCCCACGCCGGCTAAAGCAGCCAAGGGCGGGAGCTTTAAAATAGTCAAGCCTCCCATTCCCAACAAACCTCTGAAGTCTTCCACGGCCAAGCCGCCCAAATCCAAGACCACCACCAAGCCCACCGCCACCACCGTCTTCTTGTCCAAGATCAAGACCACATCGGCTGCTAAGGTGAAGACCACAGCCATCCCTGCTAAGAGCGCTAAAGTGGTTGTTGAGAAGAAGGTTAATGGAAAAACCGTTGTGGTGAAAACCGCTAAAGCTTCAGCCGAGGTCAAAGGAAACGGAAAGTCCTCCGCTGAGAAGAAAGCTGGAAATGATAAAGCCGCGTCAAAGTCCAACGGGAAAACGAGCGTTGAGGTCAAAGAAGTCAAGGTCAAGGATAATGGAAAAACTGAGAACAAAGTTAGCAATGAGGCTCAAGCTACTAGCAACAACAAAGTTACTGTGGTAGAAAAGAAAGGCACAAAAAGCGAAACCACTACGAAAACAAAGACTGTTGTCAAAATAGAGAAGACTACTGTGAGCGCGGCAACATCTGCTTCCAAAGTACAAGCTACCAAAGCACCCAAAGCCACAAAAGCGGCAAAGGCAGAGCCCACAAAAGCATCTACATTTTCTCAGGCCAAGTCGGAAGTCAAAGTCAAAACGGTGGTCTCCAAAGTCCCCCTTGTCAAGCCTACAGTCAGTAAAGCCACGAATACAGTGGTGGAGAAGTTGAAAAACGGGAAGAAGGTCCTCACCACCGCCGCTCCTGTCCGGCCCACTCCCCCGAGACCCACCAAGGCCAAGGCGGTGCTGGACGCCAACGTCAAGTCCCTCCACAAACCATTCCCGCCCTTCGACAAGACCGCGCTGAGTGGCACGGGAAAGAAATTTGACAACGGTTACCAACAG GATGTAGACACTGAATATTCCGAGGCCGGGAACACCCCCACAGAGACCGATTATTTCTATGAGGAGACGCTGCCAGAGTCCGAGGGTGAGGTGGTCACACAAGAAGAGAACCCCACGCAG GAGCCCCAGGTGGAGACTGCTCTggaggggcaggaggtggactCGACCGCGACGGACGGCGTCGGAGAGGAGCCCTTCACCGAGGAGTACGTGACTGGCGATGTGGGCATGAAGGAATACGACTATTCCTATCGGGACTACGGCGAGCCCGTGCCCGAGGCCCGAGAGGTGGAAGGCTACATGGGCCCCGCCCTGTCCGCTGTGACAGACGAGGCAGGC GCGGTCATCAGAGGACAGAAGGGCGAGAAAGGAGAGCCCGCCGTGCTCGAGCCT GGCATGCTGATTGAGGGACCTCCTGGACCTGAAGGACCTTCT gGACCTACTGGCCCCCCTGGTAGATCTGGTCCTCCTGGCTCTGTTGGTGAGCCCGGTGAAAGG GGACCTCCCGGCAAGGCCGGTCTGCCCGGTGCCGACGGAGTTCCCGGACCACCCGGATCTTCCGTGATGCTGCCT TTCCGCTTCGGCCAGAGTGGAGGAGATAAGGGTCCTGTTGTATCAGCACAGGAAGCCCAAGCAGCCGCCATCTTGTCTCAGGCCAGG ATGGCTCTGAAAGGACCTCCAGGACCAATGGGATTCACCGGACGTCCCGGACCCTTG GGAAATCCAGGAAGTCATGGTCTGAAAGGAGAAAGTGGAGATCCTGGTCCTCAG GGACCCAGGGGAGCTCCAGGATTGATTGGCCCACCAGGCAAAGCAGGAAGGAGA GGACGTGCCGGAGCTGACGGAGCCCGGGGAATGCCTGGAGAGCCCGGTACTAAG GGTGATCGCGGCTTTGATGGTCTTCCTGGTTTGCCAGGCGACAAAGGACATAGG GGGGACTCTGGATCAATGGGACCCCCCGGACCTCAAGGAGAGGATGGCGAGAGG GGTGATGACGGAGAGGTCGGACCCAGAGGTCTCCCTGGTGAACCA GGACCTCGTGGATTGCTCGGCCCCAAAGGTCCTCCAGGAATTCCCGGACCTCCT GGCGTTCGCGGCAACGATGGTCCAGTTGGTCCCAAGGGCAACCTG GGGCCTCAAGGAGAGCCCGGACCTCCAGGTCAGCAGGGAACATCAGGAACTCAG GGAATGCCAGGACCTCAGGGAGCCATGGGACCACCAGGAGAAAAG GGGCCCACAGGAAAACCAGGTCTGCCAGGAATGCCAGGAGCCGACGGCCCTCCT ggtcacccAGGAAAAGAGGGGCCCACTGGAACCAAAGGGAACCAG GGCCCCAATGGTCCCCAAGGAGCTATCGGTTATCCTGGGCCTCGTGGAATCAAG GGGGAGCAAGGAATCCGAGGACTGAAGGGCCACAAGGGAGAGAAG GGAGAAGATGGTTTCCCTGGAATTAAAGGAGACTTTGGCGTCAAAGGAGAGAGG GGTGAGATCGGCGTGTCGGGCCCCAGAGGAGAGGATGGCCCAGAAGGGCCAAAGGGTCGAGTCGGACCCCCTGGTGAACTCGGTCCCCTTGGTCCCATTGGAGAGAAG GGCAAACTTGGTGTTCCTGGACTTCCTGGCTATCCCGGAAGACCAGGACCCAAG GGATCTCTAGGATTCCCAGGATTCCCTGGCACAAATGGCGAGAAGGGAACAAGG GGTCTCTCAGGCAAAGCAGGACCAAGAGGACAAAGAGGACCAACG GGTCCCAGAGGGCAGCGAGGACCACGAGGTGCTACCGGAAAGCCAGGCGCAAAG GGAACTTCAGGAAGTGATGGCCCGCCTGGTCCTCTTGGCGAGAGG GGACTGCCCGGGCCTCAGGGAGCGAACGGTTTCCCCGGACCAAAGGGACCTCCC GGACCACCTGGAAAGGATGGGCTCCCCGGACACCCTGGACAGAGAGGAGAAGTT GGTTTCCAAGGAAAGATGGGTCCACCAGGGCCTCCCGGAGTCGTTGGACCTCAG GGCCCATCTGGAGAGACCGGCCCCTTGGGTGAGCGTGGCCATCCCGGACCACCAGGTCCACCTGGAGAGCAGGGACTTTCTGGCCCCTCAGGAAAGGAAGGCACAAAGGGAGATCCAGGCCCTCCAGGAGGTCCAGGTAAAGATGGACCCCCTGGACTGAGAGGTTTCCCGGGAGAGAGAGGATTGCCTGGTACCCCT GGTGGTGGAGGACTGAAGGGAAGTGAAGGACCTGCTGGACCTCCTGGACCTGCC GGATCTCCTGGTGAGAGAGGACCTGCTGGCACTGCTGGACCTGTTGGACCCCCTGGTAGACCTGGCCCACAAGGACCCCCTGGTAACGCTGGAGAGAAGGGTGTTCCT GGTGAGAAAGGCCCACTCGGCCCTGCAGGTCGGGATGGAGTCCAGGGTCCAGTGGGTCTTCCAGGCCCTGCTGGATCGCCAGGAGGACCTGGAGAGGATGGTGATAAG GGTGAAGTTGGTGAACCCGGCCAGAAGGGAGCTAAGGGAGGCAAAGGAGAGCAT GGACCTCCGGGTCCTCCCGGGCCAATGGGTCCCGTCGGCCAACCTGGTCCCGCC GGTGCTGATGGAGAGCTAGGACCAAGGGGCCAACAGGGGCCTTTTGGTGCCAAAGGAGACGAAGGATCTCGAGGATTCCCCGGAGCACCTGGACCCATCGGCCTGCAG GGACTACCAGGACCACCAGGCGAGAAGGGAGAGAACGGAGATGTTGGACCTCTG GGTCCTCCAGGTCCCCCAGGACCCCGCGGCCCTGCTGGACCCAACGGTGCTGAT GGCCCTCAAGGTCCTCCTGGAGGTTTGGGTAATCCTGGACCTATTGGAGAGAAG GGAGAACCTGGGGAGGCCGGACCACCTGGAATCGGAGGAGAACCAGGAAAGAAG GGTCCTCGAGGTGAGCGTGGAGAAAAGGGAGAGGCCGGACAGCCTGGAACTGCTGGCGCTGCCGGAGGACGAGGACGGCCAGGAGATGATGGTCCTAAAGGAAACCCT GGTCCAGTTGGCTTCCCTGGTGATCCTGGTCCTCCTGGTGAAGTTGGACCCAGA GgtcaagatggcgccaaaggaGAACAGGGAGAAGATGGTGAACAGGGAGAATCT GGCTCTCCTGGTCCTCCCGGAGAGAATGGACCCCCCGGCCCGCCAGGAAAGCGG GGTCCTGCTGGAGCAAGAGGACCTGAAGGGCGACAAGGAGAAAAGGGAACCAAG GGTGACACAGGTGCCCTTGGACCGCCAGGAAAGACCGGACCTGTGGGTCCTCAAGGCCAACCAGGAAAAACAGGAAATGAGGGTCTGCGAGGTCTCCCAGGATCAGTG gGTGAGCAAGGATCTCCTGGCCCATCTGGACCAAAGGGACCACCCGGACCTGTC GGACCGCCAGGTTTGTTGGGTCTGCGAGGCGACCCTGGTGCTAAAGGAGAGAAGGGACATCCAGGTCTTATCGGCCTTATCGGACCTCCGGGAGAGCAGGGAGAGAAGGGAGACCGCGGTCTACCCGGACCTCATGGATCCAATGGACACAAGGGAGAGACT GGAATGCCCGGCGGCACCGGACCCCTCGGCCCTGCTGGTCCTCCTGGTCTTCCT GGTCCTCAAGGAGTCAAAGGAGCCAAGGGTGCCTCT GGAGGATCTGGTCCCAAGGGAGAAAAGGGTGTTCCAGGATCTCCAGGACCTCCT GGCCCACCCGGCGAGGTCATCCAACCACTGCCCATCCAGAGGAGCCCCAAGTCCAAGCGTTCCATCGACGCCAGCCAACTGCTCCCCGAGTCAGACCCCGACATGCCCGCCTCCGACACCGCCGGCGCTGAGTTCCTAACGGCCAGCGAGGGCATGGAGGAGATCTTCGGCTCCCTCAACTCGCTACGGCAAGAGATCGAAACCATGCGTTTCCCGACGGGGACACCGGACAGTCCTGCGAGAACCTGCCAAGATCTCCGCCTCAGCCAGCCCGAGCTCCAAGACG GAGAGTACTGGATTGACCCCAACCAGGGCTGCTCCAGGGATTCTTTCAAGGTCTTCTGTAACTTCACCAGCGGGGAGACGTGCCTGTACCCTCACAAGAGCATCAACACG GTGAACATGAACTCGTGGGAAAAAGAGACTCCAGGTTCCTGGTTCAGCGAGTTCGCGACAGGCGCAAAG TTCTCCTACGTGGACTCGAACGGCGAGCCGATGGGTGTGGTCCAGCTGGGATTCCTGCGCCTCTTGAGCGTGGTAGCCCGACAGAACCTGACCTACCACTGCCACCGCTCGGTGGCGTGGGCCGACCAGAGCGCCAAGGACAACCACGAGAGGGCGCTGCACTTCCAGGCCGCCAACGAAGAGGAGCTGAGCTACGAGACCAACCCGTACATCAAAGCGCTGGTGGACGGATGCTCT TACCGCAAAGGCTTCGACAGGACGGTGCTGGAGGTCAACACGCCACAGGTGGAACATCTCCCTCTGCTGGACATCAAAGTGTCGGACTTTGGGGAGAGCAACCAACAGTTTGGATTTGAAGTGGGACCTGTGTGCTTCCAAGgctaa